The genomic region AATCATTGGAATCAACGAGAACAGTTTGCACTTTATCAAGCACATTGCTGATCATCCATTTTTTCTGATCAATTTCCAAGGTTTCTTCGATGAACGTAGTAGCACAAGAATTGCTGGTAGTTTTGGATCTCATGCGACCAATTCACCTGATGAACCTGAGACTGATCCGGTTTCCCGGTCGATCAATTTTGGTTCACGCTTGGGAGGACTCGAAGGTGTCGTGTCCTATGTTCAGAAGCATAGTATTGATATGGTTTTTATCAGTTTGCCAATGTCGTCTCAGCCACGGATCCAAAAACTAATGGATGAATTGCCTGATACCACAACTTCTATTTATTTTCTTCCAGATATTTATATCTTCGATCTGATGCAGGCGCGATTTGAGTATATTGGCGATATTCCGGTAGTCGCCATGAATGAATCACCCTTTACCGGTATTGATGGTGTGGTCAAATCCATCAGTGATTTTGTGCTCGCGTTGGTTATCATCATTTTATTGTCTCCTGTGATGGCATGTATTGCATTGGCAGTAAAATTTACTTCGCCGGGCCCTATCATTTTTAAACAGCGTCGATATGGTCTTAACGGTGAAGAAATCACCGTTTATAAGTTCCGCTCTATGACAGTCATTGAAGATGGTGCAAATATCCAGCAGGCAAAAGAAAACGACCAGAGATTCACCAGAATCGGTGGTTTTCTCCGGCGCACCTCGCTAGATGAGTTACCACAATTCTTCAAAGTGTTGCAAGGACGAATGAGCATCGTTGGTCCACGACCCCATGCGGTTGCGCATAATGAGCTCTATCGTAAATTGATCAAGGGTTATATGTTAAGGCATAAAGCCAAGCCCGGTATTACCGGCTGGGCTCAGGTTAATGGCTGGCGTGGCGAAACTGAGGTGTTGGAAAAAATGCAGGCCCGCATTGAACACGATTTGTATTACCTCAAACACTGGTCCATCTGGCTCGACCTTTGGATTATTCTTAAAACTGTTTTGATCGTCTTGCGTAAAGATAACGCATATTGATTACATGGATTTGAGTACGAAAGTAGCTGTTAATAGTGATCAAGAAGCAAATTAAGGTAACATGGTAGTTTCTTGATCGATCAAACAAAAGATCAATACGCACATTGTCGCTAAAATATATGGTTTGGGTAATTTTGGTGATGGCGTTACTTATTGGAATTCTGCTAAAATATAATATTCTATAAAAGTGTTAAGCAAGGAAAAGTTGTCATGGCTTATGTTGTAACTGAAAATTGTATTAAATGTAAATATACGGATTGTGTAGATGTATGTCCGGTCGATTGCTTTCGTGAAGGACCTAATTTTCTAGTGATAGATCCAGATGAATGTATTGATTGTACATTATGTGTTGCAGAATGTCCGGTAGAGGCTATTTATGCGGAGGATGATGTACCTGATGAACAGACGCACTTTATTTCATTGAATGCTGAACTATCCAAAGAATGGCGTCCGATTATTGAAAAAAAAGATGCGCTGCCTGATGCAGATGATTGGGCTAGCATTAAAGATAAACTGGATCAACTGCAACGCTAAGTGGGAATGGCGGTAACTCAGATGCCGCATGTTTGATTCTTCACAATTCCCGCAGATTCCTTTCGACGAAGTTTCTAAGCGCATAAATGCTGACAGCTTGGTGGTTACACCCAATCGCAGGCTTGCATTAGCGCTTAATGAAAAATTTAATCAAGATCAAATCAAACAGAAAAAGACTGCATGGTACTCAGCAGACATTCTGCCATTTTCTTCGCTAATTGAGCGAATTTATCTCGAATCATTATATGTCAAGCCGGTAGTTGCATTACCCTTGTTACTGTCTGTATATCAGGAACAAGTGCTTTGGGAATCAATTATTCTATCCTCGGAAGCTGGGAAAGCATTATTAAGAATTTCACAGACAGCCCATTTAGTCAGTGAAGCATGGCATCTCGCACATGCCTGGCGGTTGATTCATCGTCTAGGCGATATTGTACCGAATGAAGATATTAGGGAGTTTCTAAGTTGGGCGGAAACTTATCAAAATATAACGACACTGACCCGGCAAACGGATCAAGCGCGTATTTGTGATCTGATCACAGAACAATATGAATTTCTAGATATTAAAAAGCCATCTCAAATAATTTGCTATGGTTTCGATGTTA from Nitrosomonas ureae harbors:
- a CDS encoding undecaprenyl-phosphate glucose phosphotransferase produces the protein MTVNDLPIVAFFKHLLDPFIIWSMLILTTWFYREDFTSYYLILVIITFFISSYIFERILVYRNWRKGRLLAYMRDTVMGWLIIVAILIFLGYATKFHNQFSGEVLLTWFIATPLMLIASHLTVHSIVASLYHKGKLRSAIIIGINENSLHFIKHIADHPFFLINFQGFFDERSSTRIAGSFGSHATNSPDEPETDPVSRSINFGSRLGGLEGVVSYVQKHSIDMVFISLPMSSQPRIQKLMDELPDTTTSIYFLPDIYIFDLMQARFEYIGDIPVVAMNESPFTGIDGVVKSISDFVLALVIIILLSPVMACIALAVKFTSPGPIIFKQRRYGLNGEEITVYKFRSMTVIEDGANIQQAKENDQRFTRIGGFLRRTSLDELPQFFKVLQGRMSIVGPRPHAVAHNELYRKLIKGYMLRHKAKPGITGWAQVNGWRGETEVLEKMQARIEHDLYYLKHWSIWLDLWIILKTVLIVLRKDNAY
- the fdxA gene encoding ferredoxin FdxA, which translates into the protein MAYVVTENCIKCKYTDCVDVCPVDCFREGPNFLVIDPDECIDCTLCVAECPVEAIYAEDDVPDEQTHFISLNAELSKEWRPIIEKKDALPDADDWASIKDKLDQLQR